One part of the Aspergillus luchuensis IFO 4308 DNA, chromosome 5, nearly complete sequence genome encodes these proteins:
- a CDS encoding uncharacterized protein (COG:S;~EggNog:ENOG410PPS6;~TransMembrane:4 (i40-60o95-116i128-149o155-180i);~antiSMASH:Cluster_5.2): protein MNSRTPSRANSVTVSASSPASIAGHTRYIEMLLEVDHMPWVYNIIASVAHWVLLAGYLVIPGTFTSLQKSENLEQALIGNGANKAVLNKIQNPPLLAIACVFFAVGTTLLTWLCWTWRSNYIWLVGRVFMPAAMNAAAGLATTLINVYTAQSATWSIMALVTTVMVGSAFLVSLSLTVLYKYVLLKKVEEEHEMEMRTRTPTSTDNHS from the exons ATGAACTCCCGCACACCGTCTCGGGCAAACTCAGTCACAGTGTCCGCCTCGAGTCCGGCGTCCATTGCCGGGCACACTCGCTATATAGAGATGCTGTTGGAAGTCGACCATATGCCGTGGGTCTACAACATCATTGCCAGCGTCGCACACTGGGTGCTCCTTGCGGGATATCTAGTGATTCCTGGAACATTCACTTCCTTGCAGAAGTCGGAAAATCTCGAGCAGGCTCTCATTGGCAACGGTGCTAACAAGGCCGTGTTGAATAAGATTCAGAACCCGCCCCTCCTCGCGATTGCCTGTGTGTTCTTCGCAGTAGGGACTACGCTTCTGACATGGCTTTGCTGGACATGGCGCAGCAATTACATTTGGCTCGTCGGTCGGGTATTTAT GCCGGCTGCGATGAATGCAGCTGCGGGCCTCGCTACAACATTGATCAATGTATACACCGCGCAATCAGCCACTTGGTCTATCATGGCTCTGGTCACCACGGTGATGGTCGGAAGTGCCTTTTTAGTTTCGTTATCGCTGACGGTTCTGTATAAGTACGTCTTGTTAaagaaggtcgaggaggagcacgAGATGGAAATGCGTACCAGGACGCCTACGTCGACCGACAATCATTCTTGA
- a CDS encoding uncharacterized protein (antiSMASH:Cluster_5.2), translated as MDEILELVRLIGQQQGQNTYYRSCYFFVKDLQDLIPHILHRLNNLHRGQCVPGQGVDTAIAIATDLRAAVDSLKMRKYKSTLRWKEFL; from the coding sequence ATGGATGAAATCCTCGAGCTTGTCAGACTGATCGGtcaacaacaaggccaaAACACGTACTACCGCTCGTGCTACTTTTTCGTGAAGGATCTGCAGGATCTGATTCCGCACATACTCCACAGGCTGAACAACCTACACAGGGGACAGTGTGTACCAGGTCAGGGCGTGGACACAGCCATAGCAATTGCGACTGACCTGCGTGCCGCTGTCGACTCGCTCAAGATGAGAAAGTACAAGAGTACCTTAAGGTGGAAGGAGTTTCTCTAG
- a CDS encoding ankyrin repeat domain-containing protein (COG:M;~EggNog:ENOG410Q1TJ;~InterPro:IPR002110,IPR036770,IPR020683;~PFAM:PF13857,PF12796,PF00023,PF13637,PF13606;~antiSMASH:Cluster_5.2;~go_function: GO:0005515 - protein binding [Evidence IEA]), which translates to MLLDLPNEILLCIAESFDRSRDILSFARVARRTSHLLLPFLYKFNIGKQHSSALCWATQHNVSRLAERLVREYHGNVNAVHNGNTPLLYAASNGSIKVVDALLASQQTQINWRNAEGQSALWCAAWYGYIDIVKRLLQQHHIQVNIADRTRGTTPLAVAVIRGHAETVESLLTIRRVNVNIRDRRGWTPVFHALSRAISYGDRSILEMILTRPNADLLHQDEEGRTPLIYAVQHNEASLTVMLLRHPTSRTEPRDFHGRTALWYAVKQGNTDIIHLLLDSGADIAVLDYYGETPLHKSIKDGNLSTTSLLLRDPTVWAPVFALHAVNNVLPPLCMAADRGSIEMVRLLVECGWYVNEVDVEGRTPLHCAAENGHDPVVQVLLTNEQLDVNARDHRKSTALHEAAWKGHLAVANLLLTKPNIDINVEDRYGCTPLWYATRHSHHNVALRLLEESSVIVNAVCRFQTQPEKSTSLHHVVDCGSTQLVQRLLAQTALIPNITDHYGRSPLGCASHAGNLPMVELLVGRSDVQVNAADQNEQPPLWSAALQGHIQVVERLLQCGDIDVNQGWGPYSSPLLAAITRGHSDVAMRLLNCVPRLDVNVRTYLGDSALSLAAHQGYTDVVARLLKIWQTDRNGADRW; encoded by the coding sequence ATGCTACTCGACCTCCCCAATGAAATCCTTTTGTGCATTGCTGAAAGTTTTGACCGGTCCCGCGACATCTTGTCGTTTGCCCGAGTTGCCAGACGAACGTCTCACCTGCTGCTCCCGTTCCTCTACAAATTCAATATTGGAAAGCAACACAGCTCGGCATTATGCTGGGCTACCCAGCATAATGTCTCGCGGTTGGCAGAACGACTTGTTCGAGAGTACCATGGCAATGTGAACGCTGTCCATAACGGCAACACTCCGCTCCTCTACGCCGCCTCGAATGGCTCAATCAAAGTTGTTGATGCTCTCCTCGCTAGCCAGCAGACCCAAATTAACTGGCGCAATGCAGAGGGTCAATCTGCCCTCTGGTGTGCCGCATGGTACGGATATATTGACATTGTTAAGCGATTATTGCAGCAACACCACATTCAAGTCAATATTGCTGATCGAACACGGGGGACAACGCCTCTGGCAGTGGCTGTAATACGGGGACATGCTGAGACCGTGGAGTCTCTCTTGACAATTCGGCGAGTCAATGTTAACATAAGGGATCGGCGTGGCTGGACTCCGGTTTTTCATGCTCTCTCCCGTGCCATTTCCTACGGGGACCGGAGCATCTTAGAGATGATTCTGACAAGGCCAAACGCGGATCTTTTGCatcaggatgaagaaggccgtACACCACTTATATATGCGGTGCAGCATAACGAAGCAAGCCTCACGGTGATGCTTTTGCGCCATCCGACATCCCGCACCGAGCCTCGGGATTTTCACGGTCGGACAGCTCTTTGGTACGCCGTAAAACAAGGAAACACAGACAttatccatcttctcttgGACAGCGGCGCGGATATCGCTGTCCTAGACTACTATGGAGAGACCCCACTCCATAAGTCCATTAAGGACGGAAATCTGTCCACAACCTCGTTGTTGCTGAGAGATCCTACAGTATGGGCCCCTGTGTTCGCGCTGCATGCGGTGAACAACGTGCTGCCACCCCTGTGCATGGCGGCTGATCGGGGAAGCATAGAGATGGTGCGCTTGCTCGTGGAATGTGGCTGGTACGTGAATGAAGTGGATGTAGAAGGGCGAACGCCATTACACTGCGCCGCAGAAAATGGACACGACCCAGTCGTCCAAGTACTACTAACGAACGAGCAGCTCGACGTAAACGCACGAGACCACCGGAAGTCAACCGCCTTGCATGAAGCCGCCTGGAAAGGGCATTTGGCAGTGGCCAATCTACTCCTGACTAAGCCCAACATTGATATCAACGTCGAGGATAGGTACGGCTGCACCCCGCTGTGGTATGCCACGCGACACAGTCACCACAACGTGGCTTTGAGGTTACTGGAAGAGTCAAGCGTCATCGTCAATGCTGTGTGTCGATTTCAGACTCAGCCTGAGAAATCAACCTCGCTCCATCATGTGGTTGACTGCGGATCAACGCAGCTCGTGCAGCGGTTGCTGGCCCAGACAGCTCTGATCCCCAACATAACCGACCACTACGGCCGCAGTCCATTGGGTTGTGCGTCGCACGCAGGTAACTTGCCAATGGTGGAGCTCCTGGTGGGTCGATCTGACGTGCAGGTGAATGCAGCAGATCAAAACGAACAGCCACCGCTGTGGTCAGCTGCTTTGCAAGGACATATCCAGGTCGTCGAGCGCCTGCTGCAGTGTGGAGATATTGATGTCAATCAGGGATGGGGGCCTTACTCGTCTCCGCTCCTGGCCGCAATTACGCGCGGTCATTCCGATGTAGCCATGCGGTTGCTGAATTGCGTCCCGCGGCTGGATGTCAACGTCCGGACCTACCTAGGGGATTCCGCTCTCTCCCTGGCCGCCCACCAAGGATATACGGACGTGGTTGCGCGTTTGTTAAAAATTTGGCAGACTGACCGAAATGGCGCCGACAGGTGGTGA
- a CDS encoding uncharacterized protein (COG:D;~EggNog:ENOG410PVG0;~InterPro:IPR036397;~go_function: GO:0003676 - nucleic acid binding [Evidence IEA]) → MVVESTGPVKALPQVTASRPTPVVSGAKGLEAVMELRRLRGLSPSTARQLFTSTVAPVVNYASNVWMHAFKNKATGPINRVQRVGAQAIVGTFLTVANSVAEAEAHIATAQYRFWRRAVKMWTDLHTLPDTNPLRRTTARIRKFRRFHRSPLYQVADALKNIEMETLETINPFTLAPWETRIQTDGETMPDPQSAPGGSIQIAISSSARNGFVGFGVAIEKQPPRYRKLKLKTFSMTLGARSEQNPFSAELAAIAHTLNGLVGLKGFRLRLLTSNKAAALTIQNPRQQSGQEFVCQTYKLMNRLRRKGNHIRILWVPTSEDNKLLGLAKEQARAATHEDAIPQAQVPRMKSTTLNLARSQAVTTKALPEDVGRHVKRVDAALPGKHTRQLYDGLSWKEATVLAQLRTGMARLNRYLYRINAAQTDQCACGQARETVEHFLFRCRKWTTQRIALLRCTRTQRGNLSLCLGGKSPSDDQQWTPNLEAVRASIRFAIATGRLDAT, encoded by the coding sequence ATGGTAGTGGAATCGACCGGACCTGTTAAGGCTTTGCCACAGGTGACCGCGAGCCGCCCTACCCCTGTTGTTTCTGGCGCCAAGGGCCTTGAGGCAGTGATGGAGCTTCGACGACTTCGAGGTTTGTCCCCATCAACAGCGCGGCAGCTATTCACATCGACAGTGGCTCCCGTAGTGAACTATGCGTCTAATGTCTGGATGCATGCATTCAAAAATAAGGCCACGGGGCCGATCAACCGAGTCCAAAGGGTGGGAGCGCAGGCAATCGTCGGGACCTTTCTTACCGTTGCAAACAGCGTCGCGGAGGCAGAGGCTCACATTGCCACAGCGCAATACCGTTTTTGGAGGCGGGCCGTGAAGATGTGGACCGACCTCCACACGCTCCCGGATACCAATCCGCTCCGCCGAACTACAGCTCGGATCAGGAAATTCAGACGGTTTCACCGTTCGCCGCTGTACCAGGTGGCAGACGCGCTGAAGAACATCGAGATGGAAACACTGGAGACTATTAACCCGTTTACATTAGCACCATGGGAGACACGTATACAGACTGATGGCGAAACCATGCCGGACCCGCAGTCTGCACCGGGTGGATCAATACAGATCGCGATCAGCAGCTCGGCACGGAACGGGTTTGTAGGATTTGGGGTAGCAATCGAAAAGCAGCCACCTCGATATCGAAAACTGAAATTGAAGACCTTTTCCATGACACTGGGCGCAAGATCAGAGCAAAATCCATTCTCCGCAGAGCTAGCGGCTATAGCTCATACATTGAACGGGCTGGTGGGACTGAAAGGAttcaggctcaggctgcTCACCAGCAACAAAGCGGCGGCCCTCACGATACAGAACCCTCGACAACAGTCAGGCCAGGAGTTCGTCTGCCAGACATACAAGCTGATGAACAGACTgcggagaaaaggaaaccaTATCAGGATTCTTTGGGTCCCTACCAGCGAAGACAACAAATTACTAGGCCTAGCTAAGGAGCAGGCCAGGGCCGCGACCCATGAGGACGCTATCCCACAAGCACAGGTTCCCAGAATGAAGTCAACAACGTTGAATCTCGCACGATCCCAAGCAGTCACCACGAAAGCCTTACCAGAGGACGTAGGGAGACACGTCAAACGAGTGGATGCAGCACTCCCAGGAAAGCACACCCGACAACTGTATGACGGATTATCGTGGAAAGAAGCGACCGTGCTGGCTCAACTCCGGACCGGCATGGCCAGATTAAATAGGTATCTCTACCGGATCAATGCCGCGCAGACAGACCAGTGTGCATGCGGACAAGCAAGAGAAACCGTGGAGCATTTTCTCTTCCGGTGTCGGAAATGGACCACGCAACGGATTGCACTGCTACGATGTACTCGAACTCAGCGGGGCAATCTCTCCCTCTGCCTGGGCGGGAAATCGCCTTCTGATGATCAGCAATGGACGCCGAACTTGGAGGCAGTACGAGCCTCAATACGATTTGCCATCGCTACGGGCCGACTCGACGCCACCTAA
- a CDS encoding esterase/lipase family protein (COG:S;~EggNog:ENOG410QDUF;~InterPro:IPR007751,IPR029058), translating to MSTREKTAMKKISEAFQLFGGGRRKDMDSSSRVDPPNLSQSSAQASFPLGFPAGVEVLHDCPNATVDICFVHGLSGDRTTTWTAQDQSDPWPKTLLPSKLTTARIFTYGYDAYVVRRSVAGSNRLIDHATDLLNDLTTDRVNHNATSRPIIFVAHSLGGLICKKAILSSRNNPEVHLQNIFKYTKGVIFMGTPHKGSWMAKWAKIPAEPLGLVKSMNKYLLDILQTDNQFLQSIQTDFLSMIRELQGNSRRLEITCFYEELSMPGIGKVVSRDSATFEGYNPMSIHADHCNMVRFSSANDNGFKRLLGELVRWEKEEREVRSLLEHTDGLASCTSTRERQAKRGRDSLDETVSKRRHTAWKNDSQERDYSDDTDYDGSSIFGGIDYAEEHTAVQPSQVTCSGDGSESEDPEEDTSDEYFRSSEDNEAHDENLTDKFAPFSQNTVHSDEDSGDETDW from the exons ATGTCAACGCGAGAAAAAActgccatgaagaagatttCTGAAGCTTTTCAACTCTTCGGAGGTGGACGAAGAAAGGATATGGACTCTAGCTCAAGGGTTGACCCGCCGAACTTATCACAGTCGTCTGCCCAAGCCTCGTTCCCCCTCGGATTCCCTGCCGGCGTCGAAGTTCTGCATGACTGTCCCAACGCTACGGTCGATATATGTTTCGTCCATGGCTTGTCGGGTGACCGAACCACTACTTGGACTGCTCAGGACCAGTCTGATCCATGGCCCAAAACGCTTCTTCCGTCTAAGCTCACCACCGCTCGTATATTCACTTACGGCTATGATGCCTATGTGGTGCGGCGGTCGGTTGCTGGATCCAATCGCTTAATCGACCATGCCACAGATCTCTTGAACGACTTGACAACGGATCGAGTTAATCATAATGCAACGTCTCGCCCAATCATTTTCGTCGCTCACAGTCTAGGCGGATTAATCTGCAAGAAAGCTATTCTGAGCTCCCGGAACAACCCTGAAGTCCATCTACAGAATATCTTCAAATACACTAAAGGCGTCATCTTCATGGGCACTCCACACAAGGGATCGTGGATGGCAAAGTGGGCCAAAATTCCAGCTGAGCCTCTTGGACTGGTGAAGTCTATGAACAAGTATTTGCTTGATATCTTGCAGACGGATAATCAGTTTCTCCAATCTATCCAAACCGACTTCTTGTCAATGATTCGAGAACTCCAAGGCAACAGCAGACGCCTAGAAATCACGTGCTTTTATGAAGAGTTGTCCATGCCTGGAATCGGCAAAGTTGTTTCGAGAGATTCGGCCACTTTTGAGGGCTATAATCCGATGAGCATCCACGCCGATCATTGTAATATGGTTCGTTTTAGCTCTGCAAATGATAATGGGTTTAAAAGGCTGCTTGGAGAGTTAGTTCgatgggagaaagaggagagagaggtcAGGTCTCTGCTAGAGCATACTGATGGACTTGCCAGTTGCACTTCCACCCGTG AACGACAAGCTAAGCGCGGTCGTGACAGCTTAGACGAAACTGTATCAAAACGCCGCCACACAGCCTGGAAAAATGATTCCCAGGAAAGGGATTATTCCGATGACACTGACTATGATGGAAGCAGCATCTTTGGTGGTATAGATTACGCCGAGGAGCATACCGCTGTGCAACCCAGTCAAGTAACTTGCAGCGGAGATGGCTCAGAGAGTGAGgacccagaagaagacaCCAGTGACGAATACTTTCGAAGTTCTGAAGATAACGAGGCACATGATGAAAATCTTACAGACAAATTTGCGCCGTTTTCTCAAAACACGGTTCACTCGGACGAAGATAGCGGTGATGAGACGGACTGGTAA